In Pseudomonas sp. HR96, the DNA window TGCGTCGGTGCACGAGGCTGTGACAGCGCGGGCAGGTCACATCGGCATCGGCAGGGCCTGCCAGTTCGCAGGCCTGGCCGCAGGTGTGGCAGAGCGTCAAGCCCAGATCACGGGCAAAGGGCGGCAGGCTCATGCGTCGATGTCATCCAGGTCGTCCCACAGGCGCCGGACGCTGCGCCCGGAAATCAGGATGACCAGCACCGTCAGCATGGCCAAGGCCCACAAGCCGAGGCCAGGGTGCACGTCGAGCATGCCGGACAGTTTGACGATGGCGACCAGGATGCCCAGCAGGCAGACCTCGAGCATGCTCCATGGTCGCAGGTGCTCCAATGCCCGCATGCAGGCGCGAAAGCCCGGCGCGGCGACACCGGCCATGGCGAAACTGAGCACCCAGCACAACAGAATGATCTGCAGCAGGGGCGCCAGAATGATGGTCAGCCCGGCCACGGCGGCGATGATGGTGATCCGGCCCTGGGCCAAGGCCTCCACCGACTCCCACAGGGTGGCGGCGTTGCTCAGGCCCTTCAGGCTGATGGTGATCACCGGGAAGGCGTTGGCGAAGACGAACAGAATGCCGGCGGCGATGGCCAACGCCAGATGCTGCTGGATGCTCAGGCCGCCGCCACGTTCCATGATCGCCCCGCAGCGCGCGCAGCGCGTCGCCTCGCCGGCGACCAGGGGTACAGGCGCGTACACCGAGTCGCAATGCTCGCAAATGATCCATTGGGGGGCGTTCATGAAGGGTTCTCCTGCCTCACTCCGTGACCAGGCGCAGGAAGCCGGGCGACACGGACTGCCAAGAGTACCGTTCATCGCCGGCGAATGCGAACACTTGCGCAGCGCCCGGCGCCCAGGCGCCAGGTGGGCCGAAGTGCTATTGCAGAGCGGTGACGTGCAGGCCCAGAGCCTTTTCCACGCCGTCGATCATCTGAGTGATGGTCCAGGGCTTGCGTATGAAGGTGACCGGATGCTTGACCCCCGAGCTCTCCGGGGTTTCATGGCCGGACATGACCAGGATCGGAATGCGCGGCCACTGATCACCCGAGCAGTTGGAAAGGTCGGCGCCGTTCATCTTGCCAGGCATCAGGATATCGGTCAGCAACAGCCCGACCTTGTCGGCCTGTTGCTCGAGAAACGCCAGCGCATCGTCGGCGTTCTCCATGGGCTGGGTCTGGAAGCCCTCTTCCTGCAATATTTCGCATACAAAATCGCGGATGATCGGCTCGTCCTCGACAACCAGTATCAGGCCGCCAGGGTGCTGGAGTCGTTCCATCGAATTCTGGGTCATGTTTGTCATTCCGTCATCTGCTTCCCCGACCGCGTCGGAGTTAGTCTTCGTTACCAAGCTGTGAGCCAAAGAACCGCCGGAAATTCCATTTAACCTCGACAAAATGCGCAGGCTTCGGCTGACCGGTCGCGGCCATGGCCTGAATGGGGGTCGCCGGCGACGAACTGTATGCCCGCCGACACATTTCCTGGAGTTGTGGCATGGAAGGTGCTCCAAGCCTGCAAGACGCCAAAACCGGCGCTCGGCGCCGGTTTTCTGCCGCCTGCGCCCTCTCCGCCATGCCAGGACCCGTTCGATGACCACACGCTTCTCGTGCACCGGCTGCGGCAAATGCTGCACTGACCACCATGTGCCCCTGACCCTGGCCGAAGCCCGCCACTGGGCGCAATCGGGTGGGCAGATCATTGTGCTGCTCGAGGCATTTCTGCGCGATGGCGAGGGCCCTGCCAGCCTGCGCCTGCCACCGGAGCAGCAGGAGCACGCGCGCCGGCGGTCGCTGCCGGTGGTCTGCGGCGAGGCGCCCGCCTTCGTTTCGATTACCTTCGCGGCCTTCAACCAGGGCCGCTGCCGCAACCTGCTGGCCGACAACCGCTGCGCCATCTATGAAGAGCGGCCACTGGTGTGTCGGATCTACCCAATGGAAATCAACCCGCATATTCCATTGCGCCCGCAGGCCAAGGAGTGCCCCAGCGAAGCGTGGGACAGCGGCCCGGCGCTGATTCACGGTGGCCGGCTGGTCGACAGCCAGCTGGCAGCGCTGATCGAGCAGTCGCGCCAGGCCGACCGCGACGAAATCGCCGCCAAGGGCCTGATCTGCACCCAGCTGGGCATCCGCACAGCTGCGCTCAAGGGCGACGGCTTCACTACCTACCTGCCCCACGGCGCAGCGTTTCTTCAGGCCATGGATGCGGTGGAGCGACAGGGCGCCGTGGCCGCCGACGAAGCAGGCCAGGCTTGGTCGCTGCATATCCCCGACCCGGAGCTTGCCGAGCGGCTGGCGCAGACCGGGGCTATGCTCGAAGCACTGCTGGGCAACGACTGCGTGTTCATTTCCCTGCGCCGCGCCGCCGCCTGATCACCGGCGCAGGAATCTTCTGCACCGATCTGGTTCGTATATGGTTCGAAGGGTAACGTCGACACACCGTTTCGGTGCGTCGACGCCCGTCCGGCGCTCTGTCCGATCACTTTCGTTTCATTAAAACGCCTTTTATTTCAATAGATTGGCGTTAGAAACAATTGTGCACGGGAACTGGCGTCGAAATTGCTATGTGTATGTACAAGCCTGTATGTACAAGCATAGGGGAGTTGGCAGATGCTGGCTTCCGCACTCGAATTCATAGACCAGCAGGAACGACAACGATGTCCAGAAAAATCGCTTGGTGGGGCTCGGCAGTATTCGGTTTGGCGGTATTGGCGGGGGCGCCGCTGGCTCAGGCCAAGGACTGGACCTCGGTGAACATCGCCACCGAAGGCTCGTACGAACCCTGGAACCTGACTTTGCCCGGCGGCAAGATCAGCGGCTTCGAACCTGAATTGATGGATGTGCTGTGCGAGCGCATGAAGCTCAAGTGCAACATCGCCGTGCAGAACTGGGACGGCATGATCGCCAGCCTGAACGCCGGCAAGTTCGACGTGCTGATGGACGCTATCGTCATCACTGACGAACGCAAGCAGGTCATGGCCTTCTCCGTGCCCTACGCGCAGACACCGGCCAGCTTCGTCGCGCTCAAGGCCGACCTGCTGCCCGGCAAGACCGGCGCCGCCGGTGCGCTGACCCTGGACGCCGACGCCGACAGGACCAAGGCTGCTGTCGCCAACCTGCACAAGGCACTCGATGGCAAGACCATCGGCATCGCCTCCGGCACTGTCTACACGCCGTTTATCGACGCGCAGTTCAAGGACGTCGCCACCGTGCGCGAGTACGGCTCCTCCGCCGAGGCCATTCTGGACCTGCAGGCCGGCCGCGTGGATGCGGTATTCGATGACGTGACCTTCCTCGACTCGATCATGGCCAAGCCGGAAAACAACAACCTCGCCTACACCGGCCCACAGATCAAGGGCCCGATCTTCGGTGACGGCGAGGCCCTGGGCTTTCGCCAGAAGGATGCCGACCTCAAGGCGCGCTTCGATGCCGAGCTGAAGAAGGCCATGGCCGACGGCACCGTGAAAAAACTCAGCGAGAAGTGGTTCAAGGTCGACCTGACCCCGGCGTCCTGACAGGGCCGCAGGTCTTGCCGTCACCTGCATGACCAGGCTTGCCAGGGAAGCGGTCCGCCGTTTCCCTGGCCAGCGCTGGCCTGCCGAGACAAGCCATCACGAAGGGCTGCCCCATGAATATCCTGCAATTACTCAGTTTCGGCGACACCGGTTGGGGCCTGGCCTTGCTCAAGGCCACCGGCATGACCCTGGTGCTGACACTCGCCGCGCTGCTGGTCGGCGCCGTGTTCGGCAGCCTGGTAGCCACCGCCAAACTCTCTCGCCAACGCAGCCTGCGCGCGCTGGGCGACCTCTATTCGATCCTGTTCCGCGGCATTCCGGAATTGCTGATCATCTACCTGTTCTATTTCGGCGGCGCCAGTGTGGTGTCGGCAGTCGGCCACTGGTTCGGCGCCGAGGGCTACATCGACGTGCCGCCGTTTCTGGTCGGCGCCATCGCCGTCGGGCTGATCAGCGGCTCCTATCAGGCCGAAGTGTTTCGCGGGGCCTTTCTCGCGGTGAACAAGGGCGAGCTGGAAGCGGCGCTGGCCATCGGCATGCCGCGCGCCTTGCGCGTGCGCCGGGTGCTGATCCCGCAGATTCTGCGCTATGCCCTGCCGGGGCTGGGCAACGTCATGCAGATGAGCCTCAAGGACTCGGCACTGATCTCGGTGATCGGCCTGGTGGAGCTGATGCGCGCCAGCCAGGTGGCGGCCGGTTCAACGCGTCAGTATTTCACTTTCTATATCGTTGGCGGCCTGCTGTACCTGGCGCTGACCGGCTTGTCCGGGCGCCTGTTCAATCTTGCCGAAGCGCGTGTGCAACGCACGCAGCGGCGCAACCCCAGCCGCTCGTGACCCGGGAGTCTCTGCCATGATCATCGATTTCGCCTTTCTGGGTGACACCCTGCTCAAGCTGCTTGGCGCCCTGCCCACGACCTTGACGCTGTTCTTCGGCTCGTTGCTGCTGGGCCTGCTGCTGTCGCTGGGAGTCGTCGCCATGCGCGTCAGCCGCTGGCCGCTGCTCAGCTACCCGGCGCGCTTTTACATCATGTTGTTCCGCGGCACGCCGCTGCTGGTGCAGATGTTCCTGATCTACTACGGCCTGGGACAGTTCCCGGTGATCCGCGACAGCTTCGCCTGGGTGGTGCTGCGCTCGCCCTACGGCTGCGCAATCGTGTCGCTGGCGCTGTGCACCGCCGGCTACACCGCCGAGATCATCCGCGGCGGCCTGCAAAGCGTACCCCATGGGCAGATCGAAGCCGGGCTGGCGATCGGCATGTCGCGCTGGGAGCTGCTGCGCCGGATCATCGCCCCGGTGACCCTGCGCCAGGCCCTGCCGGCCTATTCCACCGAAGCCATCCTGCTGGTCAAGTCCACTGCCCTGGCCAGCCTGGTCACGGTGTGGGACGTCACGGGCGTTGCCCAGCAGATCATCCAGCGTACCTATCGCACCATGGAAGTGTTCCTCTGCGCGGCACTGATCTACCTGGTGCTGAATTTTCTCATCGTGCGCGCCGTCGCCTGGCTCGAACACCGCCTTACGCCGCACCTGCGCGAGCGCCCGCTGAGC includes these proteins:
- a CDS encoding YkgJ family cysteine cluster protein, translating into MTTRFSCTGCGKCCTDHHVPLTLAEARHWAQSGGQIIVLLEAFLRDGEGPASLRLPPEQQEHARRRSLPVVCGEAPAFVSITFAAFNQGRCRNLLADNRCAIYEERPLVCRIYPMEINPHIPLRPQAKECPSEAWDSGPALIHGGRLVDSQLAALIEQSRQADRDEIAAKGLICTQLGIRTAALKGDGFTTYLPHGAAFLQAMDAVERQGAVAADEAGQAWSLHIPDPELAERLAQTGAMLEALLGNDCVFISLRRAAA
- a CDS encoding response regulator — translated: MTQNSMERLQHPGGLILVVEDEPIIRDFVCEILQEEGFQTQPMENADDALAFLEQQADKVGLLLTDILMPGKMNGADLSNCSGDQWPRIPILVMSGHETPESSGVKHPVTFIRKPWTITQMIDGVEKALGLHVTALQ
- a CDS encoding ABC transporter permease subunit; protein product: MIDFAFLGDTLLKLLGALPTTLTLFFGSLLLGLLLSLGVVAMRVSRWPLLSYPARFYIMLFRGTPLLVQMFLIYYGLGQFPVIRDSFAWVVLRSPYGCAIVSLALCTAGYTAEIIRGGLQSVPHGQIEAGLAIGMSRWELLRRIIAPVTLRQALPAYSTEAILLVKSTALASLVTVWDVTGVAQQIIQRTYRTMEVFLCAALIYLVLNFLIVRAVAWLEHRLTPHLRERPLSAPTQAVGSAS
- a CDS encoding ABC transporter permease subunit is translated as MNILQLLSFGDTGWGLALLKATGMTLVLTLAALLVGAVFGSLVATAKLSRQRSLRALGDLYSILFRGIPELLIIYLFYFGGASVVSAVGHWFGAEGYIDVPPFLVGAIAVGLISGSYQAEVFRGAFLAVNKGELEAALAIGMPRALRVRRVLIPQILRYALPGLGNVMQMSLKDSALISVIGLVELMRASQVAAGSTRQYFTFYIVGGLLYLALTGLSGRLFNLAEARVQRTQRRNPSRS
- a CDS encoding transporter substrate-binding domain-containing protein; translated protein: MSRKIAWWGSAVFGLAVLAGAPLAQAKDWTSVNIATEGSYEPWNLTLPGGKISGFEPELMDVLCERMKLKCNIAVQNWDGMIASLNAGKFDVLMDAIVITDERKQVMAFSVPYAQTPASFVALKADLLPGKTGAAGALTLDADADRTKAAVANLHKALDGKTIGIASGTVYTPFIDAQFKDVATVREYGSSAEAILDLQAGRVDAVFDDVTFLDSIMAKPENNNLAYTGPQIKGPIFGDGEALGFRQKDADLKARFDAELKKAMADGTVKKLSEKWFKVDLTPAS
- a CDS encoding paraquat-inducible protein A, encoding MNAPQWIICEHCDSVYAPVPLVAGEATRCARCGAIMERGGGLSIQQHLALAIAAGILFVFANAFPVITISLKGLSNAATLWESVEALAQGRITIIAAVAGLTIILAPLLQIILLCWVLSFAMAGVAAPGFRACMRALEHLRPWSMLEVCLLGILVAIVKLSGMLDVHPGLGLWALAMLTVLVILISGRSVRRLWDDLDDIDA